The Diadema setosum chromosome 12, eeDiaSeto1, whole genome shotgun sequence genome has a segment encoding these proteins:
- the LOC140236142 gene encoding histamine H2 receptor-like: MWTQTANQTLELDDVTRLPSFRMTAMSFCFFAQFLSVSLNLLIIFALPRSHNKFGENGRLCFCWLAVSDLLGGLICFGARGVYEIDPSLLLDNLKVCALVSASCTSFFSMSNCLLAVASIDRYIAITRPMQYPILLTRMRILILLGSAAFCGITLSILRAFHGILSDTCDFEPMMYVNEPSMLCYVMLAMLIGFITAVMNTRLLVIARQHRRRIIQVCEKAVGGAQNMNALAQGGKMKSIVTVSLIVGAFYLVWTPYAIGALLAVARGIALPEPVYFSTIYIALSTHYVNALVFFGLHKTFRQAVCKMCRRETLHGEETSIL, translated from the coding sequence ATGTGGACTCAGACAGCCAATCAGACTTTGGAGCTTGATGACGTCACTCGACTTCCCAGTTTCCGAATGACGGCCATGTCCTTTTGCTTCTTCGCTCAATTTCTGTCAGTGTCGCTGAACCTTCTGATCATCTTCGCGCTTCCCCGCAGCCACaacaaatttggagaaaatggTCGCCTCTGCTTTTGCTGGCTCGCTGTGAGTGATCTTCTTGGCGGTTTGATCTGCTTTGGAGCCAGAGGTGTCTACGAGATCGATCCATCGCTGTTGCTAGACAATCTGAAAGTCTGTGCGCTAGTATCTGCATCGTGCACATCCTTCTTCAGCATGTCAAACTGCCTTCTGGCGGTTGCAAGTATCGATAGATACATCGCGATCACCAGGCCCATGCAATATCCGATTCTCCTGACGCGCATGCGCATTCTGATCCTCCTCGGGTCTGCCGCGTTCTGCGGGATAACGTTGTCCATATTACGCGCATTTCACGGAATTCTATCAGACACCTGCGACTTTGAGCCGATGATGTATGTAAACGAACCCTCCATGCTCTGTTACGTCATGCTAGCGATGCTCATTGGGTTTATCACCGCAGTGATGAATACAAGACTACTGGTCATCGCCAGGCAACATCGGCGTCGTATTATCCAAGTGTGCGAAAAGGCCGTCGGCGGTGCGCAGAATATGAACGCTCTCGCGCAAGGcggaaaaatgaaatcaatagtCACCGTATCGTTGATTGTGGGCGCGTTCTATCTCGTATGGACTCCGTATGCGATCGGGGCACTACTGGCAGTCGCTAGGGGAATAGCGCTACCAGAGCCGGTGTACTTCTCAACGATCTACATAGCGCTCAGTACTCATTACGTCAACGCATTAGTTTTCTTCGGTCTACATAAGACGTTTAGACAGGCGGTGTGTAAAATGTGCAGAAGAGAAACCTTACACGGGGAAGAAACATCTATCTTATAA